The window AATCTGGGTATAACTTCCTAGCTAAAGAAAAATCCTTGCCTTCGTTGGTTTCCTTTCCTCAAGGTGATGGTCGAAGCATATGGAAAAAGCTCTGGAGCCTCTCGATGCCGAATAAGGTTAAAAACTTCCTGTGGAAAGCAAGTAGAGAAGCGATTCCTGTGTAGAAGAACCTGGTTGCTCGAAGGGTAATTGCCGAGGATGTATGCTGCCATTGCCAAGTAGCCACTGAAGATGTCCATCATGCATTGTGGGATTGTCAAGAACTATCGGCCATTTGGGAGGCTAACTCGCTATGGTTGTGTTGAAGAACTAAGAAATTTTCGAATTTCCTAAAGCTGGTAAGTTACGTGTTAGAGGAGAATAAAAACCTGGAACTCTTTGCTACCTTGGTCTGGACTATTTGGTCCCGTTGTAATACACTTCGGACCAGCAATAAGCCATTCCCACTTTCTCAAGCGGCCTTGTCAGCCTCACAAACCCTTCAGAATTTTACCCAAGCCTTATTGATCCCAAAAATGCAGTCATGCACTTTGCCTAAACAATGAGTCAGTTGGACTCCACCACCGTCGATGATCCTCAAGGTCAACTTTGATCGTGTCGTGTTCCGCGAGATAGACGAAATTGGACTGGGAATAGTTGTTCGTGACCACCTAGgcagtggcggagccagaaatttatatttggggggccaaacataaaattagacaattaattatttttgtgtatatattaattaattatatccATACTAATAGTAATGTACATACAATTtaataaacaaaacccaaaagtgTATTATTTCTGAATTACCAACTCCTAAACTTGTCCATGAACctagatttttcaaattaaattatcacCTATTAAATATGatgactaaaatttaaaaaaaatactaataatttaaagatttttaaataaaaggcaaacaatcattcaaatttcaatataaaaaaaaaatagttataacTACAACCAAAtacatgttatattattttatatataaataaaatgataaaaataatatattttaatcataTACATTTATGATGTTATGATacattgattattttaatattttaagaacaaataaaaatatgagaaagTGAGAGTAGCCTACACAGCTACACAATTGCTTTTGCAGGGAGTATTTTAACCACACACATGGTTATGTAGTGGAGGAAAATTATTTAAGTGCTacttctacaatatttttacaacaatttcacaataaatttcaagtggtatgttattattagttctaattttaaTCCACaactaaataacttttttgCGTACACATAACAGTTAATAATAACttgtcacttaagatttatagtaaaaatattgtgaatatagcatttctttattaaaataactctactatatatatatatatatatatatatactaatttttcaaatattttgggggggccaaggcCCGCTTGGGTCCCAATGTGGCTCCGCCACTACACCTAGGAAGGGTGATGGCCTCCATGTCCGAAAAAATCAGGTTACCATCTTCCTCAGATGAAGTGGAAGCGATGGCAGTTGTTAGAGCTATCTCTTTTGCTCTTGAACTCCATCTACCCTTTGTTATTGTCGAGTGAGATTCAAAGATGATTATTTCGGCTTTACGAAGTGAGGTGGAGTCATTTTCTTCCTTTGGCcatttgatttctttgttttagttgaaatagaattctaaaattcttgaaatttaagtaataaaatttatagagagtaacctatttttactcaaaaacaaattaaattctttttagagaaaaaaaatatagcgTAAACTATTGATAATAGTTTTTATATGATATTATTAGattatttagtattttaatatatatatatatatatatattataaaatctaCTCCTACTcggaaaatgaaaacaaattctTTCCCCTAAGAGGTCGGTGTTGTTTTCCCTTTATTTATACTAACCAAACTCATCTAATCTTAATTATCCCTTTCTCTTctatattctctctctcccctgtAATTCAATTACTTGTATTACTCATCTTCGGTGAGTCGGGaggaaaattcaaattctagGATACATGGAGAAGAAAGTTCTGGCCTCTGCCATTCCAACAAGGTAAATCATAtctttcaggaaaaaaaaagttacctctttttgttttttggtattCCAAACTCGTAAAAAACAATTCTAGGCTTGCTAAATGACCCTTTTTAATTTGTGCATTCTAATATTAGAACAAGTCGTTTCTAAAGTTAAATCCTTTGTTCTGCTTTTCTTGTGCGTATTTGGTGTTTTGAAATCTTTAGTGCAAGTGGAAAGATGAGAATTTGGAGGATCGGATAATTTGCAGTTATTAAAAACAAGGGCTATTGAGAAAATTAGaccaaatatgaaaaaataaattatagttcatgtttataattttgtatGGTAATTATAGTTATTTACGtacaattatttgtttattttgttatcatATTGATAATGTTTTTaggttgtttatttttaatatcatcTTTAAACCTTGCCTCCTTCAACTGAATTTCTGGTTTTCCCACTATTTTTAATCAAGTAAAATTACTTCATTGCCTTTTGAAAGAAACAATATTTCAGGTAATCAATTCCTtaatttaagttaaaaaaagagagtttaatttagaatttaattgaatttttgagaaatattcTAAATCTAAGCTAAATTGAGATTTCCTAATCCTACTTTAATTAGAATTAGGATTAGGATTGGGATTGGGATTGATATTAGGGTTTCCTAATCCTAACTTCATTGGAATTGAAATTAGGGTActtagagcaaccacatcagttgttttataaatgtgtaaaatacacattttgaccAATTTTACACCTTTTAAGCAAAAAATACACCTACATCAGCTCgtttaaaaatgtgtaaacttatctaaaattttcaatgagctacagtacccgtgtaaatttacatgggtactgtagcatgtgtatttagttttttaataatttttttctctctctctctctctctctctctctctctctctctctctctctcaggcgCACAGCTCTCCCTTTGTCTCATCTCGTCCATTTTTCTTCCTCTAGGTACCGCTGATCGCCATTGCTGCCGATGAGAACGAGGTCGAGCAAGCACCACCACAGCCACAGCCATAGCCATGGAAGACGAGAGGTCTGAAACTCGAGACAGTTGCTACTACCCTGGGTGTAGAAAAGATGCAAATTGCAACTGTGAGATTTGCTTGGCTAGCATCAATGCCACGCTTGATCTCATGCCCGTCAATGTCCACAAAACCACACTCACAAAGCTCTCATCTTCTCGTGCCCGAAACAACGATGTCGAACGCACTCCCATCTCTTTCAATGCTTCGATTTTGTCCACACCCAAATCGAGTTCTCACCTTGTTTTGGCCTCTCCGGTTCTCAAATCGAGTGTGAGATCAAATCCGATGGAGAGGATGGAGAAGAGCGAaaaagagtgggtttggaaGGTTTGGTTTGTGAAATTGGTGGTGGGTTTAAGCTTGATTTTCGTGGTGGAGTTTGGTTTTTCTAGTGGGGTTTGTGGGATTTTAAGACCAGTGTTGTCTGATTTAATGGATTTTGGTTTCtgatgatggtggtgatggAGGCTGGgtggtgatgatggtggtgatggtggctgTGGGTCTATGAGAGAGAGGGGCAGTGAGGgagtgaataataaaaaattgtaaaataatgaatattttattgaataaatgtgtagaatagataaactgatatagctgttttgtaaaaatgaacgtgtaaaatagaaaaagtaggttttttcgTGTAAAATAGATAGCAAATTTCCACAGACTGATGTGGATACTCTTATTAGGCTATTACTAATTGAAGTCGTATTGGAATTTGGACCAATTGGTTTCGGCTCATAAAATCAACTACTCTCTAGCTTATCTATCAAAGTCAAATCAATTAAAAAGGCTTGGATGTGGTCATGTTGGAACACTCACAGAGCTCTatcgtttttgtttttgtttttgtttttttgttttttttttttgtcacttatAAATTTTGTTGTCCATTTATTGTCTCAGACATTAAGGGGCCGTTTGGTATGGTAGTTTAAGTaatacttttcagtttttaaacaatattacatgtatttccatacatttttttcatccacatgtattttcaaaaaatataaataacgtTATTAGAACAATGTTACCAAACAGTGtctaatttttcaaagaaatcaGAAACCATAGTTGTTACTACTTTTGGTAAATctagttaaaaatatatattttttgtaatcattttctAATGATATCATCGGTTTTAAGGGGAGGGAATTCTTTTGTTGCTCAATATAAGTTACCTCTTttagttttcacttttttttagtGGTATTTTAGGGGCAAGGTAACCTTTCAAATTTCTTCTATATTCttttattgaatatgaattttgaaaatatttgattgcatattttttatgtatatatatatatatgcatgtcaaatttcattgaaatcgAATGTTATTTCTATTCAATCAATAACTTATATTTTCACgtataattttatactacaaaagcttgaaattcaaatatttgattgatgacataattattaatctttaatcttcttaaaattttgaaagtatgAATTATATAATATGAACATATAActtaatggttagatttttaaaattcatatttaataaaaaaaaatgtaagaggAGTATGACagaaagaaacttttttttagggtatgtttggtataCTGAATGAGGATTACGATaggaattgtaatttttattactaggtataaaatgtgttgtaatgtaataactaaacctattcattagtttggttgtgagttataacattagaatgaaacttaacatttattttaggaaatttcttactcatacaattatatctccttaaaaattgttatttttaaatttaagagagatatgtgttattttttatgattttttatttttataattgttagatgtatatagaaagtttttttatttggaaatatattaagttttgaaattattgcatttactaaggaatagctaatacaacattttaaagaagaatagttattccgcattttgaagaatagttattcataagaaatgattatttattataataaaaacataaccaaactaaagaataactaaactaTAGGAATAACCATTACATTACAAcatctattacagtctaccaaacatgccttTAGTAAATTCCAAACTCGTAAAAAACTATCCCCTCTGAGCTTGCTCAGTGACCCTTTTCAATTTGTGCACTCTAATATTAGAACATATAGTTTCTATAGTTTCTGAAGTTAAATCCTTTAATTTGTTCTGCTTTGCtgattattattttcttttcttgtgcATATATGGTGTTTGAAATCTCTAGTGCAAGTGGAAGGATGAGAATTTGGAGGATCCGATAAGTGAGTTGCCAGATGACACGCTCATCTCTATTATGTCTTTCTTGACATTGAAAGAAGCAATCAGAACTTGTGTTCTTTCGCATAGATGGAAACATCTGTGGCCATTCTTTACTggtagtttgaactttgaagatcCAAATACAATTTGGGACATCGAGGACGAAAAGAAAACATTGATATTCGAAAGGAATAAATTTGTTAAAAGCGTGAATCGTATTCTAAAATTACATCAAGGCTCACCTATAGACGAGTTGAGAGTTTGTTTTGACTTAAAACAAACATTCTAAACGtctcatttatggatggattGACCTTGCAATGTCAAAGCGAGTTAAGAGGCTTGAATTGGACTTCACACCAACATTGACAAGCCCAAGTAAAATGGCTTATACATTTCCACATGAGTGGTTTACCGTTTATATGCGTCAAAAGCATCAAGTCCTTGACTTCCCTCACTCTAAAATACGTACATGTAACCAGTTCGAGCACTTCCTTTCCAATTGTCCCTTGCTTGAAAGGTTGCATGTTGATAGTTCTGAAGATCTAGGGAATCTGAAGATTTGCGGTTCATCACTGAAGTAGAAGTACTTACACATATCGCattgttataaatttaaaagtattgAGATTTCTGCTCCAAATCTTGAGTATTTTGGCCATCTTGGTCATAGACTGGAATTGCATATTAACTATGCACCCCCCCGTCTTCTAGATGTACGTATTGGTGGACATTCTAGCGTACCTCTGAGTTCTGCATTGTGCCCTCTGCTAAGTTACCTTCCTCGGCTAGTGAGTTTGAGTCTCGACATTTGCCTCTATGTAAGCACTCTCAATTCTTTTGCAATCtcttgtgtttatgtttatatggTTTTAAGCATTGTTCTCTCATCGCTAGTTTGTTCTTTTCAGGATAACTCAGAAgtcccaaaatttcaaactttaacCAATCTTAGATACCTTAAATGGAGAATTGCTATACATGATCGAGAAAGCCTCGTTGGATTAATATCTATGATAGAAGCGGCACCAATGTTACATAAATTTACCTTGGAGGTGATTGTTCTAACTTCTCACTTTCATGTCTTGCCACTTGAGCATACTAATagcttttattctttaatttaggAGATGCAATTTGCACATTAACTGTTGGatcatgggatttttttttttttttaatagaccaagaatgtattgactccttaggtaaattaaccaattaattagtcaagtgaattaattaagtcaactaacatgcaataagcgtgatagcacaaacaaatcaccaaataattaaatgcagcggaaattaaatttgacacaggtgatttgtttatgaatggaaAAAATCACCGAAGCAAAACCCCACtgagtgaatttaaggtcaccactcccgaaaatctactattatcaaaacaagtggttacaagtaaaggaattttagtaccttatactaacctacaatTGAATCTTTACCCTAATAcataattggacttgtaatgtagtgacaatctctcttttCAATGTACGGCTCCGAGTACGTGACTAACTGATCGATGCATGgattccagtacgtgactaacacaccaacttgagaaggatgttggctgcaaagttcttcagttcatccacacgatgaagatcaagaagctccttggttaaaaaatcctacggtgtacaaacgtagcaacttcttcaagagaaagatgaactagggcaatttttgtctccggtcacaatatgaGTACAACAACAATTGCAACAACCTTTGCATCAATTgagatggcccttaaaataatctttatatatgtctagggctgtgaggaaaaaaaaaccctacacaaattacttggatatgcgtgaaaagTAGATCTGGAAAtctaaattttgtaattcttgATATATACATTTGTCGAGCTTCAAatattaaatctcaatagatacaTTCGTtgagctatctgtcgagttttaatgaacaacacttctcacttgattcttggacagatttacATGGCTTCAACATatggacttgaactcttgttctttgaagtattaaacacattctagatgtatcaaattacaagtaaagtgcattttgtcaaagaattagccaattctatatgacatatgttcttaacatgttccgcatatgtcctaacattttCATCTTCTAAATATTGTTTGAACTCGACTTGTTATTTTCCATAGATCTATTGGAGGCATCAtcttatttgtgtgtgtgtgtgtggagtaTAAGTGTTGAAATAAATGCCTAGTCCTTTTGGGGATCACTCTTTTAAGGTTTAGCTGTTTCTTGCACCAGAGAATCATATATATGCTTTTTAAAATTGAAGTAGCCTATGTAGAATATGAAACTCTTAACTTATGAATTTTGTGCAATTGTATAATGATTCAATCTTAGAAGATAATTGGTTCAAATTAAGTGGGAGGTTTGTGCATTAGGATTATTAGGCATACTTAGTGTGCGTTTGCGTAGCAAATGTGGCAGATGCTTTGCGTTTTTCCGTGGGTCCCGCGCACTCTTCACGGACTAGCAAGTACGGAAAAACGCAAATGTAACTTAAAAACTGGGTCCTACAAGCACTAttcatagtttaaaaattattttactacagtgttttcaataataagttttcagttttcagcaataagcagtatccaCTTGGATAAACTTAGCTTATTATATCTACTTTAACATGTTCCCTTGCATGCATGATAtggttcttattttctttttccccacTGCAGATGATATGGGTTGGACCCAAGATAGAACAAGAGTTAAGGAAGGTGATGAAATATCCCAATGAGTACCTCAAAGAGGTGGAAATAGTGGGATTTGTTGGGCGTGCGATAGACATTGAACTTCTTGTTTACTTACTCGAAAGTTCTACCAAGCTTCAGAAGATTATTATTAATCCTTGTCCTCCATTGGTTTTGGGAGCCCCTTGGGAGACTGAGAATAATAATGCCGGTACTAGAGAGCGTGCTAGAGAATGTGCCAAGCAGCTAAAGAAGAATCTACCCCTAGGAGCTGAGTTACTTATAATgcgatcatatatatatatatatatatatatatttatatatctaaaagctgaagttACGTGACATAACATAGCTTGGataatttagtatttattataatatatgtatatatttttttactttttttattccCATACTATTTTCTCTTGGAAagtagttactttttttttttttttttttcttttttgtaactctactttatattgatgaatcattatgatttttaaaactttattttaggTTCAAACATTTTGCTGTTGTATTTTTAGTTCCCCATTACAAGTAGTATAACTCTCTCTTTATAGTTTTGGTTAGTTTGATTTTTTGAGTTAATACTTGATTATTTTGGAGgtaagaatttgagtttatatcaaaacacaattatGCTAATAACATATCGGCATTCGGTCCACTTCATCAATTCGGTACGGTTTAGTCTACTTCAGTCCACTTCCGTCAATTTTGGTCCAATACGGTTTATTCGGTCGATTTTGGTTCATTAAGTCCAATTCAGTCtacttcagtccaatttggCCCACTTAGTTAATTCAATCCACTTTAATCTATTCAGTCCATATAGTCCACTTAGGTCTATTCGGTCAAATTTGGTTCATTCGGCCACTTcggtctattcggtccattttaaACCACTTCGGTGTACCTACTTAAGAATGGCAAAATACAAGTTTGCGTTGAGAGTACTattaattatttgagtaatatcaattataattatatgataagttttggttatcataataatttcctgaagagaatgagaatttgaataataactctgaaacttaaaaattttaattgtaccaaaagaaattatgaaaatataatgcataataaaaatggtTAGAAGAAAATGATTGTTAGGGTAcatttttttacacctaattttatttaaataacacctatttattttcaaacaccactaataagttattgggctttccaaaatattttttgcccTGTTATTATGTTAAccacaaatatttcatatcttattttttaaattgggtcacgatataaactatcacaaaaagcccaaaaaactcaTATATTATCTAATTTTAGTATCATTATTTAGCTAAGCCCAAAACTGGCCCTACGAGCCGAATTCACACATCACATTCTTTTCTAAAGCCGAAGGTTACTTATGCTTGGAAATATTTCAAAAGCCCAATTTTAATTGGTAATATTAAAAGCCCAATTTACATTGGCATTATTAAAAGTCCAAGCTAGTAAAAAGTCCAAAATTATcaatacttggcaaaatactatatcataagtATTTCACTTAAAGTTCAATAATTGACAATGTTTTATTATAGCTAGATTctaaaaggagaagaaaaaaaaattaagaaattcacAATACTCAAGCCAATTCGCTTTaacacaaattacactttttccTCCTACAAGAAGAGTGGAGGACCCACTAACTGCATGTACaacttactaataaaaaaaacttacgtCATTTAAATACAATTAAGGAAATATTTGAATGTCTCATGGATTCATAATCACTATATATTGTTTTACAATGCACACAACTCCAAAAGCAAGACCCAAATCACTTATGAATGAAAAGAGAAAGCTCATCAATTAGAAACATAAATCGgtattattgttttaaaaagATTGAAGAGAGAAGCACACAAGACCCTCCAAGTGCATTGAAATTCCACTGTATCCTCCATTTTATTATCACTATTGTGCTCATTCAACTCTACAAGCCTAGAACCACTTGTGATTTCTTCTTCCTTGTGTCTgccatataaattatataatgcacaatattttaaaacaaagtaTAATAGTATTATACTTATCTATTAAAGCATGGTCAAGATTTCTATTAAATCATGGTCAAGTATAACAGTAAGTATAATAGTATGGTCAAGATTTCTTTCAGGCATTGTATCAAACACTTTGGGAGCATCATTTATACCTCAAATTCCAATCCTCCCACCTCAAgcatcaatttgatttttttttttttttttttaaaaaaatttgtgtgaatGCGGAGAAGTCAAGCTTTCTTTCAATGAGAATGAAAGGTTACAAAGcaagaaacaataaaattacaatcacaaCTCAGTAATTACAATAAGAAGCAAAATTTGAGAAATGTAGAGAGATGTGGGTCTCACCGTTTTGAGGAAGATAGAGAAGTGATGATGGGCGACGACAGGGAGAAGATGTCGAGTGCCTCTACCTCTGCCTCTGCCTTTGCCTCTGCCCTTTGCCCTCTTGCCTCTGCCTCCACCTTCGCCTCTGCCTTCGGTGTGTGAGAGCAAGATTCTTCTCCAGAACCCCTTCCTTTCCCTCTTCACTAAAATATGCTGGTGTTTTtgaacttttgttttgttttcttaatatttttatcttgttttgaattttatttgattttctttgttttgttttcctaGTCAGATTAttttaagttgtgttttgtgACTTGGCAGTGATAGGTAggaaatgttgtaaaaatgttgtaaaattgttgtggacgtagcatttctcatttattattagttttcttcaatatttcaataattattGCCAAAAATCTTGTAGTTTAACTAGTTGCACCTAATAATATTTCCAACAGAGACATTCAAGGTTTAAATTCTCACCCCCAACaattgatgaataaaaaaaaatttatttcaataatttccttgtaaaaaattgcaatatttggtttttatagacaaaaaaaaaaaaaaaaaaaaattaattaattaattaagagtAGTGTAGTAATTTGATCATACTATATATGTGTTTACAAActgaaaattgcatgatataatGGCTAATATTGATAGGCATTTTTCATGCCGGCcaaaaaacatgcaaatatccttcaattattattgttgttgttgttattgttattatttacattcttgattgtgtgttactaaatttatttttacttttccttCTTGTTGGACATTGTATCAATTGTtgtaaaaacaaataaatttgagTAAGAATAccatatttcaaatatattgtttctcacataaaaaattaaaaaaaatgaattgtttctcatataaatcttagaaaatgatattaaaatttcattatacttttttttttttgagaaagaaaatttcattatacttaaaataattaatataacaaaataaacatatttattctATAAGTAATCTttctaattacaaaaataaatattacaatgtTTGTTCCCCACTCACACCACACACACATAAATGTCTTGAAGTGTAACAAGGCAAGTAGTTCCAATTGCTTACTCATTTCGAATTTGTTAACATCCTTGTAATTGTCACAATTGTTTACATGGGTATTGACTAATTAGGCTTTTTTAATTGCCTTTTACTTGGTGTGGGAATTCATTGATCATGAATTTGCTTTTCAGCAATCTAACATAATATCAAATACGATCTATTTGAGAGGACTAATCAAACTGAACAATCTCCATGTGCACGTGCTACCAATAGGATTAGACTCTAGGAAGTACGGGTGTGGGTGCAGTGCAGCGACatggcaattttttaaaaagtaggaCATGGGTGCGGTGGAATacgtttattaattaattattaaatatatttttatttatattttctatatattgctaagcatattTTTCCATATAATGgtaaatatatcaatttaagagtaatagtagataataaaatacatatataaccATTAcatgaaaagtttgaaattaacttttttttttaaaatatttcggCCCATATCGGGTCCTATTTTGGACTGCTTTGGATTGAATTGGACTCATATCAGATCATTTCGGTCCGAATTGGACTGAATCGAACTGTATAAGGCcgcattgaaaaa of the Quercus robur chromosome 10, dhQueRobu3.1, whole genome shotgun sequence genome contains:
- the LOC126704232 gene encoding uncharacterized protein LOC126704232, which gives rise to MEDERSETRDSCYYPGCRKDANCNCEICLASINATLDLMPVNVHKTTLTKLSSSRARNNDVERTPISFNASILSTPKSSSHLVLASPVLKSSVRSNPMERMEKSEKEWVWKVWFVKLVVGLSLIFVVEFGFSSGVCGILRPVLSDLMDFGF